One stretch of Gadus chalcogrammus isolate NIFS_2021 chromosome 14, NIFS_Gcha_1.0, whole genome shotgun sequence DNA includes these proteins:
- the LOC130402989 gene encoding potassium voltage-gated channel subfamily C member 1-like → MAPHGDENAKERVVINVGGFCHQTYRNTLRTLPGTRLALLAEPDAPEHFDYDAESREFFFDRHPGVFAHILNYYRTGRLHCPADVCGPLYEDELAFWGIDETDVEPCCWMTYRQHREAEEALDSFGGGPGPEDEEGDGVPEGGEDDLEKAKRLALGGSPAGKGETWGHWQKRMWALFEDPYSSKYAKRVALSSLFFILISITTFCLETHEAFNPVRNVTTVDPVDNVTRTSLEPETVVYLTYIEGVCVLWFTFEFLMRVIFCPSKLDFIRNTLNIIDFVAILPFYLELALSGLSSKAAKDVLSFLRVVRFVRILRIFKLTRHFVGLRVLGHTLHASTNEFLLLIIFMALGVLIFATMIYYAERLGTDPNDPDAPESHFKNIPIGFWWAVVTMTTLGYGDMYPQTWSGMLVGALCALAGVLTIAMPVPVIVNNFGMYYSLAMAKQKLPKKKNKHIPRALQPGSPDYCHSGRTSPHGSLRSELAGPLEADPPDIPTPDLKLNGETSKAALAHEDCPDIDQAMSTEEGAVFSPAQEHADHPCFLLLPASPASSGGRAKRGSKRRGRTKREKQSVCVMNQGVPTTLCRGHTLPSPPPKAP, encoded by the exons ATGGCTCCCCATGGCGATGAGAACGCGAAGGAGCGGGTCGTGATCAACGTTGGAGGATTCTGCCACCAGACGTACCGCAACACCCTCCGCACGCTGCCCGGCACCCGGCTGGCCTTGCTGGCCGAGCCCGACGCTCCGGAACACTTCGACTACGATGCCGAGTCCCGCGAGTTCTTCTTCGACCGCCACCCGGGCGTCTTTGCGCATATCCTCAACTACTACCGCACCGGGAGGCTGCACTGCCCGGCCGATGTGTGCGGGCCGCTGTATGAGGACGAGCTGGCATTCTGGGGCATCGACGAGACGGACGTGGAGCCGTGCTGCTGGATGACCTACCGCCAGCACCGCGAGGCTGAGGAGGCGCTGGACAGCTTCGGCGGGGGGCCCGGgccggaggacgaggagggagacggggtgccggaggggggggaggacgacCTGGAGAAAGCCAAGAGGCTTGCACTGGGGGGCTCCCCCGCCGGGAAGGGGGAGACGTGGGGACACTGGCAGAAGCGGATGTGGGCACTTTTTGAGGACCCTTACTCGTCTAAATATGCAAAG agggtggccctctcctctctgttcttcaTCCTGATCTCCATCACCACCTTCTGCCTGGAGACCCACGAGGCCTTCAACCCCGTCCGCAACGTCACCACGGTGGACCCGGTGGACAACGTGACGCGGACCTCCCTGGAGCCGGAGACGGTGGTGTACCTCACCTACATCGAGGGCGTGTGCGTGCTCTGGTTCACCTTCGAGTTCCTGATGCGCGTCATCTTCTGCCCCAGCAAGCTGGACTTCATCCGGAACACGCTGAACATCATCGACTTCGTGGCCATCCTGCCCTTCTACCTGGAGCTGGCCCTGAGCGGCCTGTCCTCCAAGGCCGCCAAGGACGTGCTGAGCTTCCTGCGCGTGGTGCGCTTCGTCCGCATCCTGCGCATCTTCAAGCTAACGCGCCACTTTGTGGGGCTGCGCGTGCTCGGCCACACGCTGCATGCCAGCACCAACGAGTTCCTGCTGCTCATCATCTTCATGGCGCTGGGCGTGCTGATCTTCGCCACCATGATCTATTACGCCGAGCGCCTGGGCACCGACCCCAATGACCCCGACGCCCCCGAATCACACTTCAAGAACATCCCCATCGGCTTCTGGTGGGCAGTGGTCACCATGACCACGCTGGGCTATGGGGACATGTACCCCCAGACCTGGTCGGGCATGCTGGTGGGGGCTCTGTGCGCGCTGGCCGGGGTGCTCACCATCGCCATGCCCGTGCCCGTCATCGTCAACAACTTCGGGATGTACTACTCGCTGGCCATGGCCAAGCAGAAGCTgcccaagaagaagaacaaacaCATCCCGCGGGCCCTCCAGCCCGGCTCCCCCGACTACTGCCACTCGGGCCGGACCTCGCCCCACGGCAGCCTGCGCAGCGAGCTGGCCGGGCCCCTGGAGGCGGACCCCCCCGACATCCCCACCCCAG ACCTGAAGCTCAACGGGGAGACGTCGAAGGCGGCCCTGGCCCACGAAGACTGCCCCGACATCGACCAGGCCATGTCCACGGAGGAGGGCGCCGTCTTCAGCCCCGCCCAGGAACACGCCGACCACCCCTGCTTCCTGCTGCTACCGGCTAGTCCCGCCTCCTCTGGGGGCAGGGCAAAGAGAG gctCTAAGCGGCGGGGGCGGACCAAACGGGAGAAGCAGTCGGTGTGTGTGATGAACCAGGGCGTGCCCACCACCCTCTGTCGCGGCCAcaccctgccctccccccctcccaaagcGCCGTAG